One window from the genome of Dyadobacter sp. CECT 9275 encodes:
- a CDS encoding aminotransferase class V-fold PLP-dependent enzyme, whose protein sequence is MITFYPGPSKVYPQIETYLRDAYQSGILSVNHRSEPFMQMLAGTIKILKSKLAIPEDYEVYFVSSATECWEIIAQSFMISGFHVYNGAFGEKWMEYTRKLRTGVSGRYFDCNELPATDFAKELSANEIICITHNETSNGTVIPDAFFKELRLKTGNLIAVDATSSMAGVALPWTDGDIWYASVQKCFGLPPGMGVMVVSPAAISQAKEMGEAAHYNSFLFIRDNFLKQQTPYTPNSLGIYLLGRVLEQVPSIAEVSEEIKQRAKDLYSFFENVGFAPLIENDAVRSDTVLAIKAEGQRLSTIKSAAKSAGIVLGNGYGSWKENTFRVANFPAITSADVTALTTFFHSATVV, encoded by the coding sequence ATGATTACCTTTTATCCCGGTCCGTCCAAGGTTTATCCGCAGATTGAAACTTATCTTCGGGACGCTTATCAAAGTGGTATTCTGAGTGTGAATCACCGCAGTGAGCCATTTATGCAAATGTTAGCGGGAACCATCAAAATATTGAAAAGCAAACTGGCTATTCCGGAAGATTATGAAGTCTATTTTGTTTCTTCTGCTACGGAATGCTGGGAGATCATAGCTCAATCATTTATGATATCCGGTTTTCATGTGTATAACGGCGCTTTTGGTGAAAAGTGGATGGAGTACACCCGCAAGCTCCGGACGGGTGTAAGTGGGCGGTATTTTGATTGTAATGAGCTACCTGCCACCGATTTCGCAAAGGAATTATCGGCAAATGAAATAATTTGCATTACCCACAACGAAACCTCCAACGGAACCGTAATCCCTGATGCATTTTTTAAAGAACTGAGATTAAAAACGGGTAATCTCATCGCCGTAGATGCTACTTCTTCTATGGCCGGTGTTGCCTTACCCTGGACCGATGGAGATATCTGGTATGCTTCTGTTCAGAAATGCTTTGGGCTACCACCCGGCATGGGGGTGATGGTGGTTTCCCCGGCAGCCATTTCGCAGGCCAAGGAAATGGGAGAAGCTGCCCATTACAATAGTTTTCTTTTTATCCGGGATAATTTTTTGAAACAGCAGACGCCCTATACTCCCAATTCTCTGGGTATTTATTTGCTGGGAAGGGTATTGGAGCAGGTGCCTTCCATAGCCGAAGTTTCGGAGGAAATCAAACAGAGAGCGAAGGACCTATACTCCTTTTTTGAAAATGTTGGTTTTGCCCCATTAATTGAAAATGATGCAGTCAGGTCGGATACCGTTTTGGCTATTAAGGCGGAAGGACAGCGGCTGAGTACCATTAAGTCTGCTGCAAAAAGTGCGGGGATTGTGCTTGGAAACGGATATGGCTCCTGGAAGGAGAATACTTTCAGGGTAGCCAATTTCCCGGCAATTACCTCTGCGGACGTAACAGCGCTAACGACATTTTTCCATTCTGCCACCGTGGTCTGA
- a CDS encoding tRNA1(Val) (adenine(37)-N6)-methyltransferase, with protein MAGNSFFRFKQFTVFQEKCAMKVCTDACVLGAWAGIEHVKRMLDIGAGTGLLSLMAAQRNEKILIDAVELDPEAAEQARENVSASPFGHRISIYQAAIQEFQPDDRYDCIITNPPFFQSDLRSPSEKKNGAHHAETLSFDALLEAMTRLITPHGKAHVLLPVEEAGLFLRKAENKGWVLVDNLILKHDPGKKPFRRILTIRYGGNECKEFISNELSVYNFQERVYTREFRQLLEPFYLIF; from the coding sequence ATGGCCGGAAACTCATTCTTTCGTTTCAAACAATTCACAGTTTTTCAGGAAAAATGTGCCATGAAAGTCTGCACAGATGCCTGCGTACTGGGTGCCTGGGCTGGAATTGAGCATGTGAAAAGAATGCTGGATATAGGCGCAGGTACTGGCCTGCTGTCCTTGATGGCTGCACAACGGAATGAAAAGATACTGATTGATGCTGTGGAGCTGGACCCGGAGGCAGCTGAGCAGGCGAGGGAAAATGTAAGCGCCAGCCCATTCGGGCACAGGATTTCCATTTACCAAGCGGCTATTCAGGAGTTTCAGCCGGATGACCGGTACGACTGTATTATTACCAATCCTCCGTTCTTTCAGTCCGACTTACGCTCCCCCTCGGAAAAGAAGAACGGGGCTCACCATGCGGAAACACTGTCATTTGATGCGCTTTTAGAAGCGATGACACGGTTAATCACTCCCCACGGAAAGGCGCACGTACTATTACCTGTGGAAGAAGCAGGTCTTTTTTTACGTAAAGCTGAAAACAAAGGATGGGTTCTGGTCGATAATTTAATACTGAAACATGACCCCGGCAAAAAACCTTTCCGCCGGATTCTGACCATCCGGTATGGTGGAAATGAATGCAAGGAATTCATTAGTAATGAATTATCTGTATATAATTTTCAGGAAAGAGTATATACCCGTGAATTCAGGCAATTACTTGAACCGTTTTATTTGATATTTTGA
- a CDS encoding ribonuclease H1 domain-containing protein yields the protein MAKKTKFYVVWQGRQTGIFTDWRECEAQIKGFDDAQFKSFDSLQEAEAAIQRNYWEFVAKKEAAQKQSMKVVPASIGKPIKNSIAVDAAWNTATGDMEYQGVYLATGVRIFLQGPFKDATNNIGEFLAIVHGLAYLQKKESDLPIYSDSRTAISWVKKKHANTKLELTPRNKPVFEMLQRAERWLATNSFPNKILKWETEYWGENPADFGRK from the coding sequence ATGGCAAAAAAGACAAAATTTTATGTGGTCTGGCAGGGGCGGCAAACAGGGATTTTTACCGACTGGCGGGAATGTGAAGCGCAGATAAAGGGTTTTGACGATGCACAGTTTAAGTCATTTGATTCCCTTCAGGAAGCCGAAGCCGCTATTCAGCGTAATTACTGGGAATTTGTAGCCAAGAAAGAGGCCGCACAAAAGCAGAGCATGAAAGTGGTGCCGGCCAGTATAGGTAAACCGATCAAAAACAGCATAGCTGTGGATGCAGCCTGGAACACGGCCACCGGAGACATGGAATACCAGGGAGTATACCTGGCAACCGGTGTCAGGATTTTTTTACAGGGACCGTTCAAGGATGCCACCAACAATATTGGCGAATTCCTGGCCATTGTGCACGGACTGGCCTATCTACAAAAAAAGGAAAGTGATTTGCCCATTTATTCGGACTCCCGGACGGCCATCAGCTGGGTGAAAAAGAAACATGCCAATACCAAACTGGAATTGACACCACGTAACAAACCCGTCTTCGAAATGCTCCAGAGGGCGGAACGCTGGCTGGCAACCAATTCCTTTCCCAACAAAATCCTGAAATGGGAAACAGAATACTGGGGTGAAAATCCGGCGGACTTTGGCAGAAAATAA
- a CDS encoding inorganic pyrophosphatase has protein sequence MIANVHKAHPWHGIPMGENAPELVTAFIEIVPTDTVKYEIDKVTGYLKIDRPQKYSNIVPALYGFIPKTYCAEKIAQLARERSGREVTEGDGDPLDILVLCEKFISHGDIMCEAKPIGGIRLLDGGEADDKIIAVLKGDGIYGQYSDLSELPDGIVERLKHYFLTYKNLPGEKAHIEITNVYGREEAHEVIRTSVEDYKHSFY, from the coding sequence ATGATCGCTAACGTACACAAAGCCCATCCCTGGCACGGCATTCCAATGGGAGAAAACGCACCGGAACTGGTGACAGCATTTATTGAGATTGTTCCAACTGATACAGTTAAATACGAAATAGATAAGGTAACGGGCTATCTGAAAATTGACCGTCCTCAAAAATATTCGAATATTGTTCCGGCTTTGTATGGGTTTATACCTAAAACGTATTGTGCAGAGAAAATAGCCCAACTCGCGCGTGAGCGCTCGGGAAGGGAGGTAACCGAAGGTGACGGTGATCCGCTTGATATCCTGGTGCTGTGCGAAAAATTCATATCACACGGGGATATCATGTGTGAGGCAAAACCGATCGGTGGTATCCGTTTGCTGGACGGAGGAGAGGCCGACGACAAGATTATTGCCGTATTGAAAGGGGATGGAATTTATGGGCAGTACAGTGACCTCAGCGAGCTGCCCGATGGGATCGTGGAGCGTTTGAAACATTATTTCCTTACCTATAAAAATCTGCCGGGTGAGAAAGCGCATATCGAAATTACAAACGTTTACGGGCGCGAAGAAGCACATGAAGTGATACGCACATCGGTTGAAGATTACAAACATTCCTTTTATTGA
- a CDS encoding pyrophosphohydrolase domain-containing protein, translated as MQQLDSLNQVAEFHRTFKHPILDTPTIPSEERSRLRVALLAEELKELEVAILEKDIVEIADALCDLQYVLSGAVLEFGLGEKFRALFDEVQRSNMSKACNSVEEAEATVAHYQAKGTECYFREDNGKYLVYRTADDKTLKNINYSPADLSGIIG; from the coding sequence ATGCAGCAACTTGACAGCCTTAATCAGGTAGCGGAATTTCACCGCACATTCAAACATCCCATTCTTGATACCCCAACTATTCCTTCTGAGGAACGCAGCCGCCTTCGGGTTGCCCTGCTGGCCGAGGAATTGAAAGAACTGGAAGTTGCCATTCTGGAAAAAGATATCGTAGAAATAGCGGACGCTCTCTGTGATCTCCAGTATGTCCTATCCGGAGCCGTGCTGGAATTTGGTCTCGGGGAGAAATTCAGAGCTCTTTTTGATGAGGTACAGCGCTCCAACATGTCAAAGGCCTGTAATTCGGTGGAAGAGGCGGAGGCAACGGTGGCACATTATCAGGCAAAGGGTACCGAATGTTATTTCAGAGAGGATAACGGGAAATACCTGGTTTACCGGACGGCGGATGATAAAACGCTCAAGAATATTAACTATTCGCCGGCAGATCTTTCAGGGATAATCGGATAG
- a CDS encoding Rpn family recombination-promoting nuclease/putative transposase, translating into MSRPHTSIHDHFIRAILSDKEIAIDYFQNYLPLSVSEKLDLSSLTQVTDTYLSDELKKSMSDIVYNCLSTDKKEEVKVSLLLEHKSYPDKNTPAQIGHYIFSGLQKQIQNKEKLSVIIPVLLYHGKGKWPYQKLSGLFKTRFQAWDQFIPDFDYIYNNLGEIPGEQVESLNNNFLVASLLALKHSFQKDWLEQNALKILLLTEQAPKNLQSNLVVYLFGNGGSMSTKLKKY; encoded by the coding sequence ATGAGCAGGCCGCACACTTCCATTCATGATCATTTTATTCGTGCTATCTTATCTGATAAAGAGATCGCTATTGATTATTTTCAAAATTACCTGCCACTTTCAGTATCGGAGAAGCTAGACCTTTCCTCATTGACGCAGGTTACGGATACCTATCTTTCCGATGAGCTCAAAAAGTCAATGTCCGATATTGTCTACAATTGTCTGAGCACGGATAAAAAAGAAGAAGTAAAGGTTAGCCTGCTCCTTGAACATAAAAGTTACCCAGATAAAAATACGCCTGCGCAGATTGGTCACTATATTTTTTCGGGATTGCAGAAGCAGATTCAGAACAAGGAAAAGTTATCGGTGATTATCCCGGTACTGCTTTATCATGGGAAAGGAAAGTGGCCGTATCAGAAACTTTCGGGACTATTTAAAACCAGGTTTCAGGCATGGGATCAATTTATCCCCGACTTCGATTATATTTACAATAACTTGGGTGAGATACCAGGTGAGCAGGTAGAATCCCTGAATAATAATTTTCTGGTTGCGTCATTGTTGGCGTTGAAACATAGTTTTCAAAAGGACTGGCTGGAACAGAATGCATTAAAAATTCTGCTTTTAACGGAGCAGGCCCCTAAGAATCTGCAGAGCAATCTGGTAGTTTACTTGTTTGGGAACGGGGGCTCGATGAGCACAAAATTGAAGAAATATTAG
- the dapA gene encoding 4-hydroxy-tetrahydrodipicolinate synthase: protein MPLDERFKGVGAALITPFDEQNEVDYAGLKKLIDLVSEGDVDFLVVQGTTGESPTVTSEEKAETLAFTIKHNYKSLPIVYGIGGNNTKAVIDSIKKTDFTGVDAILSVCPYYNKPTQEGIIAHFTAIADASPVPVLLYNVPGRTVTNMKADTIITLAAHPNIIGIKDAGGSMEQSMELAARAPEDFLLLSGDDNLVTTMVSVGWHGVISVIANAFPKEFTDLTWSALEGNFKEAARLQLAFLEFDTLLYIESNPVGIKKCLEIKGICSSAVRLPLLKATQELGEKLEKAMIREGFM from the coding sequence ATGCCATTGGACGAACGTTTCAAAGGAGTTGGCGCTGCACTGATTACACCCTTTGATGAACAAAATGAAGTTGACTACGCAGGTCTGAAAAAACTGATAGACCTGGTATCGGAAGGAGATGTTGATTTTCTTGTTGTGCAGGGCACTACAGGGGAGTCGCCGACGGTAACTTCGGAAGAAAAGGCAGAGACACTTGCGTTCACAATCAAGCATAATTATAAGTCGCTACCAATTGTTTATGGTATAGGCGGGAATAATACTAAAGCAGTTATTGATTCCATAAAAAAAACAGATTTTACGGGCGTTGACGCCATACTTTCTGTCTGTCCTTATTATAACAAACCCACGCAGGAAGGCATCATAGCACATTTTACGGCAATTGCGGATGCAAGCCCCGTTCCTGTGTTGCTCTACAACGTTCCTGGAAGGACCGTTACCAACATGAAGGCGGATACGATTATCACCCTGGCGGCTCACCCTAACATCATTGGTATCAAAGACGCCGGCGGAAGTATGGAACAAAGCATGGAGCTGGCTGCCCGGGCACCGGAAGATTTTCTTTTGCTTTCCGGTGATGACAATCTGGTGACTACCATGGTAAGCGTAGGCTGGCATGGTGTCATTTCGGTGATTGCCAATGCTTTCCCCAAGGAATTTACGGATCTTACGTGGTCCGCACTGGAAGGAAATTTTAAAGAGGCCGCGCGGTTGCAGCTTGCTTTTCTTGAATTTGATACACTCCTGTATATCGAGTCAAATCCAGTTGGAATTAAAAAATGTCTGGAAATCAAGGGAATATGCAGTAGCGCCGTGCGTTTACCCTTGCTAAAAGCTACCCAGGAACTGGGTGAAAAATTGGAAAAAGCGATGATCCGGGAAGGATTTATGTGA
- a CDS encoding RpnC/YadD family protein, translating into MNTLERIEEKGIKRGIEIGEKKSRDEVIKNLIRISDLKDDQIALAAGVTADYVSSMRNALER; encoded by the coding sequence ATGAACACACTGGAAAGAATTGAAGAGAAAGGAATTAAAAGAGGTATCGAAATCGGAGAGAAAAAAAGTCGTGACGAAGTGATCAAAAACCTTATTAGAATATCAGATTTAAAAGATGATCAGATCGCGCTGGCCGCCGGGGTTACCGCAGATTATGTATCGTCTATGCGCAACGCTTTGGAGCGCTAG
- a CDS encoding MarC family protein gives MFNFKEIISVTLILFSVIDALGSIPVIVDFRRKLGHIESEKATLVAGFIMVLFLFLGERLLNLFGVDVASFAIAGAIILFLLGLEMILGHNIFKHDQLESSSASIVPIAFPIIAGAGTMTTLLALRSAYEIQNILVGVLLNLIFVYLVLKSSNWIEKKLGQGGIDILRKVFGIILLAIAVKLFKTNILIA, from the coding sequence ATGTTTAATTTTAAAGAAATAATTTCGGTAACGCTCATACTTTTTTCGGTTATAGACGCTCTCGGCTCTATACCCGTCATTGTTGATTTCAGGCGTAAGCTGGGGCATATTGAATCTGAAAAAGCGACCTTGGTGGCAGGATTTATTATGGTTCTGTTCCTCTTTCTGGGCGAGAGGCTGCTCAATCTGTTCGGTGTGGACGTTGCTTCCTTTGCCATTGCCGGAGCCATCATCCTGTTTTTGCTGGGCCTTGAAATGATTTTAGGGCATAATATATTTAAGCACGACCAACTGGAAAGCAGCAGTGCATCTATCGTGCCCATCGCGTTTCCGATTATCGCGGGAGCCGGAACCATGACAACCCTGCTGGCACTTCGGTCGGCCTATGAAATACAGAATATCCTTGTCGGCGTTTTGCTGAACCTTATCTTTGTATACCTTGTCCTGAAATCTTCCAACTGGATTGAAAAAAAACTCGGACAGGGAGGTATTGATATTCTCAGAAAAGTTTTCGGCATCATTCTGCTAGCCATTGCAGTCAAATTATTTAAAACTAATATCTTAATCGCCTAA
- a CDS encoding glycosyltransferase family 2 protein, whose product MTDNPIQISVLIPLYNEEESLPELSEWIERVMIENQFSYEILFVDDGSKDQSWNVIRELSAVNPHIRGFRFVRNYGKTAALQTGFQAATGEVLITMDADLQDSPDEIPALYRMIREEKFDLVSGWKKKRYDPITKTIPTKIFNAATRSISGVSLHDFNCGLKAYRKEVVKNITIYGEMHRYIPVIAKWNGFAKIGEKVVQHRARKYGYTKFGLERFIFGFLDLLSIAFVNKFGRRPMHLFGSLGTLMFFLGSVIAMWLIGSKIYKIYISHEVYRNVTENPLFFLALVSIMVGSQLFLAGFLGELFVKQSISKTGDYVVSDTVGN is encoded by the coding sequence ATGACAGACAATCCCATACAGATATCCGTGTTAATTCCTCTTTATAACGAGGAGGAGTCGTTGCCTGAACTAAGCGAGTGGATTGAGCGTGTAATGATTGAAAATCAATTTTCCTACGAAATCCTTTTTGTGGATGATGGCAGCAAGGACCAGTCGTGGAATGTGATCAGGGAACTGTCGGCGGTCAACCCTCATATCCGTGGTTTTCGTTTCGTCAGAAATTATGGTAAAACAGCAGCTTTGCAGACAGGTTTTCAGGCGGCAACCGGGGAGGTACTGATTACTATGGATGCGGACTTGCAGGACAGTCCGGATGAAATTCCGGCACTTTACCGGATGATCAGGGAGGAAAAATTTGACCTGGTATCGGGCTGGAAAAAGAAAAGATATGACCCGATCACCAAAACGATACCTACCAAAATCTTTAATGCCGCTACCCGAAGTATTTCCGGAGTATCTCTACACGACTTCAACTGCGGGCTAAAAGCCTACCGTAAAGAGGTAGTTAAAAATATTACGATTTATGGAGAAATGCACCGGTATATTCCTGTAATAGCCAAATGGAACGGGTTTGCGAAGATAGGAGAGAAGGTGGTTCAGCACAGGGCAAGAAAGTACGGATATACCAAATTTGGCCTGGAAAGATTTATTTTTGGCTTTCTCGATTTGCTTTCAATAGCCTTTGTTAATAAGTTTGGACGGCGTCCCATGCATCTTTTCGGAAGTCTTGGCACGTTGATGTTTTTCCTTGGAAGTGTTATAGCCATGTGGCTCATTGGTTCCAAGATATATAAAATTTATATATCTCATGAAGTATATCGGAATGTAACCGAAAATCCGTTGTTCTTCCTGGCGCTGGTGTCGATCATGGTGGGGTCACAACTTTTTCTGGCAGGATTTCTGGGAGAATTGTTTGTGAAACAATCCATATCCAAAACCGGCGACTACGTTGTTTCAGACACCGTGGGCAATTAA
- a CDS encoding NUDIX hydrolase, which yields MRLDILQQYETQTKCLVALDSIIFGFDGEELKLLLVKRGIENEQNTWSLMGGWVQPEESLEEASSRILYELTTLSDIYLEQLYTFGAPQRDPVERTVSVAYFALINVDDYDNKISKSYEAQWFSMQELPPLLFDHGMMVERAIQHLRYKASQHPIGFELLPEKFTIPQLQKLYEAIFGTELDKRNFSRKLLSTNLLIKLDEKQRGYSKKGAYFYKIDEEKYQKQFNNFLNFLPGNAS from the coding sequence GTGCGCTTAGATATATTACAACAATACGAAACCCAAACAAAATGCCTTGTTGCCCTCGATTCCATTATTTTCGGTTTCGACGGGGAAGAATTGAAATTGCTGCTGGTGAAGCGTGGGATTGAAAATGAACAAAACACATGGTCGTTGATGGGCGGTTGGGTGCAGCCGGAAGAAAGCCTGGAGGAAGCATCCTCCCGTATCTTGTATGAGCTGACGACCTTATCAGACATTTACCTCGAACAGCTTTACACTTTCGGAGCACCACAGCGGGATCCGGTAGAACGAACCGTTTCCGTAGCCTACTTCGCCCTCATTAACGTGGACGATTATGACAACAAAATATCCAAAAGTTATGAGGCCCAGTGGTTTTCCATGCAGGAGCTTCCACCGCTGTTATTTGATCACGGGATGATGGTGGAGCGGGCCATTCAGCATTTAAGATACAAAGCTTCGCAGCATCCCATTGGATTTGAGCTTTTGCCCGAAAAATTCACCATTCCCCAGTTGCAGAAGTTATATGAAGCCATTTTCGGAACCGAGCTGGATAAACGGAATTTTAGCCGTAAATTGTTGTCAACCAATCTTTTGATCAAACTGGACGAAAAACAGCGGGGGTATTCCAAGAAAGGTGCTTACTTCTATAAAATTGATGAAGAGAAATATCAGAAACAGTTCAATAACTTTCTCAACTTTCTTCCCGGTAATGCTTCGTGA
- the pepT gene encoding peptidase T produces the protein MSSVLDRFLRYVRIDTQSDPHSESFPSTSKQRDLSNLLVTELQELGIRDAHLDEHGYVYATIPATSEKAGIPVICFCSHVDTSPDVSGANVKPIVHRNWDGADIVLPDDPSQVLRISELHDLDQQIGNDIVTASGSTLLGADNKAGVAEIMAAADYLMSHKDIRHGVIKILFTPDEEVGRGTEKVDLLKLGAEYGYTVDGEAVGTLEDETFSADGLRITIYGVSTHPGYGKGKLENALKIGADILASLPKTALSPETTEEKEGFIHPVFMEGIQEKATLDFIIRDFTEVGLKEKEELLKNITETVLKQYPGSTAEIKLTEQYRNMKKILDQHPQVIGNALEAMERVGLNPVQRSIRGGTDGSRLSFMGLPCPNIFAGEHAFHSRLEWVSVQDMEKAVEVIVSLCQVWEEKA, from the coding sequence ATGTCGTCTGTTCTCGACCGTTTTCTTCGTTACGTCCGGATCGATACCCAGTCGGACCCTCATTCAGAAAGTTTTCCAAGTACATCCAAACAGCGTGACCTGAGTAATCTTCTGGTTACGGAATTGCAGGAGCTTGGGATCCGTGATGCGCATCTGGACGAGCATGGTTATGTATATGCCACTATTCCTGCTACATCGGAGAAGGCGGGAATTCCGGTAATTTGTTTTTGCTCTCATGTGGACACCTCTCCTGACGTCTCCGGGGCTAATGTTAAACCTATTGTGCACCGTAATTGGGACGGGGCTGATATTGTTTTGCCGGATGATCCCAGCCAGGTTCTGCGCATTTCGGAATTACACGACCTGGATCAGCAGATCGGGAATGATATTGTGACCGCCAGCGGTTCTACATTGTTAGGAGCGGATAACAAAGCGGGTGTTGCTGAGATTATGGCGGCGGCGGACTATCTTATGTCCCACAAGGATATCAGACACGGCGTTATCAAAATACTCTTCACACCTGATGAGGAGGTAGGCCGGGGGACCGAAAAAGTTGACCTCTTGAAACTTGGAGCTGAATATGGCTATACGGTTGACGGAGAAGCGGTGGGAACACTGGAGGACGAGACTTTTTCTGCGGATGGGCTCAGGATCACCATTTATGGAGTAAGCACGCATCCCGGGTATGGCAAAGGGAAACTTGAAAATGCATTGAAAATTGGTGCGGATATTCTTGCTTCACTACCCAAAACAGCCCTTTCGCCTGAAACGACCGAAGAGAAGGAAGGTTTTATTCATCCCGTTTTTATGGAGGGAATCCAGGAAAAGGCCACGCTGGACTTTATTATCAGGGATTTTACGGAAGTGGGCTTAAAAGAAAAAGAGGAACTTCTGAAAAATATAACCGAAACCGTTTTAAAACAATATCCTGGTTCAACTGCCGAGATAAAGCTGACCGAGCAGTACCGTAATATGAAGAAAATTCTTGATCAGCACCCGCAGGTGATCGGGAATGCCCTTGAAGCGATGGAAAGGGTGGGTTTAAATCCCGTCCAACGGAGTATCAGAGGCGGGACGGATGGATCCAGGCTATCTTTCATGGGATTGCCCTGCCCGAATATTTTTGCAGGAGAACATGCCTTTCATTCCCGGCTCGAATGGGTTTCGGTTCAGGATATGGAAAAAGCAGTTGAAGTAATAGTCAGTCTGTGTCAGGTTTGGGAAGAGAAAGCGTAA